In a genomic window of Tamandua tetradactyla isolate mTamTet1 chromosome 17, mTamTet1.pri, whole genome shotgun sequence:
- the C17H2orf15 gene encoding uncharacterized protein C2orf15 homolog, with protein MGFSLSKSATQVSAMRIDSQVDDHLMRGTEESRLEPVTQLFQNTKKRRLEDPHQESFTRSKETGTGSLSAKALGSGVYVKESDGIEMTDVE; from the coding sequence ATGGGATTTTCTCTTAGTAAATCTGCCACTCAGGTCTCTGCTATGCGTATTGATTCACAAGTGGACGATCACTTAATGCGAGGGACTGAGGAAAGCAGGTTGGAACCAGTGACTCAGCTGTTTCAGAACACCAAGAAAAGAAGATTAGAAGACCCACACCAAGAAAGCTTTACAAGGAGTAAAGAGACTGGCACAGGCTCTCTTTCAGCAAAAGCCTTGGGTTCAGGGGTATATGTTAAAGAAAGCGATGGAATAGAAATGACAGATGTGGAATGA